TCGCGCCCGCCGCGCCCAAAGTATGGCCTGTCATTGACTTGGTAGAACTTATGGCCGTGATATACGCGGTCTCGCCCAAAACATCTTTGATTACGGCTGTTTCCGTCCTGTCGTTTAAGGGCGTGCTAGTGCCGTGCGCGTTTATATATAGCTTGTCTTTTTTGGGGTCAAAGCCCGCTTGGACAAGGCCCTCCCTTAACACTCTTTTGCCGCCCTTGCCCTCGGGATGAGGGGCTGTAATATGGTAAGCGTCGCAAGCGTTCGCGTATCCCACAACCTCGGCTAAAATCGCGGCGTTTCGCGCTTTGGCATGCTCGTATTCTTCTAGCACCAAAGCTCCCGCTCCTTCGCCCATTACAAAGCCGTCGCGCATACGGTCAAACGGAATAGACGCCCTTTTTATGTCGTTGCAGGTAGTTAGCGCCATGCAATTGGTAAAGCCGGCGACGGCTATGGGGGTAATGGGCGCTTCCGTTCCACCGGTGATTATGGCGTCAGCATACCCAAATTTTATGGCCCTGTAAGCCTCGCCCAAAGCGTCGTTGGATGTCGCGCACGCGGTTACCACGGGAAGATTAGGGCCTTGGGCGTTGTGCTTCATGGCGACATGCGCTGATGCCATGTTGGCTATCATCATAGGCACAAAAAAGGGCGATATGCGGCTTGGCCCGCTTTCGTTGAGCTTGGTTTGCTCCGCCGAAAAACAAATAATTCCGCCCACGCCCGAACCAAAATAAACGCCAAACCTTTCGGGGTCTATATTGCCTTTTATGTCGCTCATATTTACAGCCTGAACAGAAGCGGCGACGGCGTATTGGGCGAAAAGGTCCATTCTTTTGATTTCGTTTTTTTCCATATATTCTTCGGGGTGAAAATCTTTGACTTCGGCGGCTATTTTAACTTTATAGTCCGAGGTATCAAACCTTGTGATATAGCCAATGCCGCATACGCCGTTTATTAGGTTGTTCCAAAAACTATTTATATCGTTGCCCACGGGCGAGATAACTCCCAGCCCGGTTACTACTACTCTTCTCATAATTTTATCTCCTTCGGGATTTAGATACATAATCCTCCGTCAACTTTTATTACCTCGCCTGTTATATAATCCGAATAAGGGCTCGCCAAAAATACGGCTAAATTAGCCACATCTTGCGTTTCGCCCATTTTTTTCATTGGTATGGCGTTGATTACTTGTTCTTTTATGTTGTCGCTAAGCTGGTCGGTCATATCGGTTTTTATAAACCCGGGCGCTATCGCGTTGCATTTGATATTGCGGGAAGCGTATTCTTTAGCGACTGTTTTGCTAAGCCCTATCAAGCCCGCCTTGGATGCGGCGTAATTAGCTTGGCCGACATTGCCCATAATCCCCGAGACCGAAGATATATTGATAATTTTGCCGTATCGTTTTTTGGCCATTATGGGACAAACATGTTTGATCATATTAAACGCGCCTTTTAGATTGACATCCAAAACTTTGGCAAAATCCTCTTCGGTCATCGTCAAAATCAATTTGTCAATCGTAATGCCGGCGTTGTTCACCAATATATCAATGGTCAAAAAGTCTTCCAAAATTTTGGAAACCGTTTGGCTTGTTTTATTAAAATCGGAAACATCGCATTGATAAGCCTTGGCCTTTACGCCGTATTGTTCTATTTCCGCGATGGCTTGTTCGGCCTTTTGGGCGCCGCCGCAGTCAATTATAGCGATATCAGCGCCGCAACGGGCAAGGCTTAAGGCTATGGCTTTGCCTATGCCTCTTGAAGCGCCCGTTATCACCGCGACCTTGTCTTTTAAAATTTTTATATCATCAGGATAAAGCATTTGTTACCGCCTTTAAAGAATTTTGGTCTTCTACATTATATATTTGGACAGAATTATTTATCTTTTTGATAAACTTGCTCAATGTCTTGCCCGCGCCGACTTCAATGAATATATTGACGCCGTCGTCAATCATTTTTTCTATTATTGATTGCCATTTTACCGGGCTGTTAATCTGCCTGTATATCAAATCGCCGTAAGGCTTTGTATATTTTTGACCTATAGCGTTTGAGTAAATATCTATCGCGGAATCGCCAATAGTTATATTTTCTAGATATTGTTTGATTTCTTGCGCCGCTTGATTCATATGCGGGCAATGGAAAGCTCCGTTTACCGCAAGCTTAATAACCCTTATGCCTTTTTGGGCAGCCGTGGCGATAAACTGGTCAATTTTATGGGCGTCGCCCGCTATGGTTAATTGACCGGGGCAATTGTAGTTGACGGGAAAAACCCCTATTCTCGCGCATAAGTCTTCAACCGCGCTGTTTTCTTGGCCGATTACCGCAGCCATGCCGCCTTTATAAAGCTCGGCGCAGTCTTGCATCGCTTGGGCTCTTTTGAGAACAAGCCTAAAGCCGCTTTCCAAATCAAGCATCTTGGCGTAAACAATGGCGGAAAGTTCGCCCAAAGAAAAGCCCGCGCAAGCCTGCGCCCTTATTCCATACTCTTCCAACGCGCCTGCCGCCGCAAGGCTTACGGCAAACAAACATGGCTGGGCGTTGATTGTCAAACAAAGCTCGGTCTCGTCGGCCTCAAAACACATTTTTTTTAAACCCGGCTTAATTTTTTCCAAAGCGTCAAACACTTTTTGGGCGCTTTGGTTGGTCCGGTATAATTCTTGACCCATTCCGCGATATTGCGCGCCCTGCCCCGAAAAAACAAACGCTATTTTTTTATCCATTTTTTCGCCTTTTTGAAAATTTCTCGGGCTGAATTTATTATTTCTTCTATTATTTCTTGGGCTGTCTGTTCTTTCGTTACAAGCCCCGCGATTTGTCCCGCCATAAAACAGCCCTTTTCCTCGTCGCCTTCAAGCGCGGCGAGTCTTAGCGCGCCCGCGCCTAGCTGCCCAATCTCCTCATTGGTGCATTCAAGGCTGTTTTCTTTTTTGATATACTCTCTGGAAAAAGGCGTCTTTAGGCATCGGACGGGATGGCCTACCCGCCTGCCTGTAACAATGGTGTCGGTGTCTTTAGCGCGAATTACCTTGTCTTTGTAGTTTTGGTGAATCATGCATTCCTTGGCGACCAAAAACCGCGTGCCCATTTGGACGCCTTCCGCGCCCAACATAAACGCGGCCGCCAAGCCTCTGCCGTCGGCTATTCCGCCCGCGGCTATCACAGGAATGCTGACTTTGTCGCACGCTTGAGGGACCAAAGCCATAGTGGTAAGGTCGCCTATATGTCCGCCCGCCTCGCTGCCTTCCACGATAACGCAAGCCGCGCCGATTTTTTCCATCATTGCCGCCAAAGTGGACGACGCGACCACGGGACAAACCTTAATGCCGGCGTTAATCCAATCTTTCATATAAGCCGAGGGGCTGCCCGCGCCTGTCGTTACTATTTTTACGCCTTCTTCTATTACTACTTGGGCGACATCTGCGGCATAAGGGCTCATAAGCATAATATTGACGCCAAAAGGCTTGTCCGTTAGCCGTTTTGCCGTTCTTATTTGCTCGCGCACCCAATCGGGTCCCGCGCTCATGGAAGCTATAAGGCCCAAACCGCCCGCGTTTGACACCGCGCTCGCTAGGCGCGCGTCCGCTATCCAAGCCATGCCGCCTTGAATAATAGGATATTTTATCCCTAAAATTTGGCAAACTCTTGTGTTAAACATAGTTATTTGGTCTGGTCAATAAGTTTCACTAAGTCGCCCACGGTCTTAAGGTTTTGCGGCATGGTAAGGCTAATGCCAAATTCTTGCTCAAACACCATAATTAGCTCAACCACATCCAACGAGTCAAAACCAAACGATTCAAAGGTAGAATCTTCTTTGATGTCTTCAATTTTCAAATCCTTGTGT
Above is a genomic segment from Clostridiales bacterium containing:
- the fabK gene encoding enoyl-[acyl-carrier-protein] reductase FabK; translated protein: MFNTRVCQILGIKYPIIQGGMAWIADARLASAVSNAGGLGLIASMSAGPDWVREQIRTAKRLTDKPFGVNIMLMSPYAADVAQVVIEEGVKIVTTGAGSPSAYMKDWINAGIKVCPVVASSTLAAMMEKIGAACVIVEGSEAGGHIGDLTTMALVPQACDKVSIPVIAAGGIADGRGLAAAFMLGAEGVQMGTRFLVAKECMIHQNYKDKVIRAKDTDTIVTGRRVGHPVRCLKTPFSREYIKKENSLECTNEEIGQLGAGALRLAALEGDEEKGCFMAGQIAGLVTKEQTAQEIIEEIINSAREIFKKAKKWIKK
- the fabF gene encoding beta-ketoacyl-ACP synthase II, which gives rise to MMRRVVVTGLGVISPVGNDINSFWNNLINGVCGIGYITRFDTSDYKVKIAAEVKDFHPEEYMEKNEIKRMDLFAQYAVAASVQAVNMSDIKGNIDPERFGVYFGSGVGGIICFSAEQTKLNESGPSRISPFFVPMMIANMASAHVAMKHNAQGPNLPVVTACATSNDALGEAYRAIKFGYADAIITGGTEAPITPIAVAGFTNCMALTTCNDIKRASIPFDRMRDGFVMGEGAGALVLEEYEHAKARNAAILAEVVGYANACDAYHITAPHPEGKGGKRVLREGLVQAGFDPKKDKLYINAHGTSTPLNDRTETAVIKDVLGETAYITAISSTKSMTGHTLGAAGAIEAIASVKALMHGIIPPTINYQEPDPECDLNYTPNQAQKANINFAASLSLGFGGHNACTVFRRV
- a CDS encoding ACP S-malonyltransferase; translated protein: MDKKIAFVFSGQGAQYRGMGQELYRTNQSAQKVFDALEKIKPGLKKMCFEADETELCLTINAQPCLFAVSLAAAGALEEYGIRAQACAGFSLGELSAIVYAKMLDLESGFRLVLKRAQAMQDCAELYKGGMAAVIGQENSAVEDLCARIGVFPVNYNCPGQLTIAGDAHKIDQFIATAAQKGIRVIKLAVNGAFHCPHMNQAAQEIKQYLENITIGDSAIDIYSNAIGQKYTKPYGDLIYRQINSPVKWQSIIEKMIDDGVNIFIEVGAGKTLSKFIKKINNSVQIYNVEDQNSLKAVTNALS
- a CDS encoding acyl carrier protein codes for the protein MTFKRVAELLAEHKDLKIEDIKEDSTFESFGFDSLDVVELIMVFEQEFGISLTMPQNLKTVGDLVKLIDQTK
- the fabG gene encoding 3-oxoacyl-[acyl-carrier-protein] reductase codes for the protein MLYPDDIKILKDKVAVITGASRGIGKAIALSLARCGADIAIIDCGGAQKAEQAIAEIEQYGVKAKAYQCDVSDFNKTSQTVSKILEDFLTIDILVNNAGITIDKLILTMTEEDFAKVLDVNLKGAFNMIKHVCPIMAKKRYGKIINISSVSGIMGNVGQANYAASKAGLIGLSKTVAKEYASRNIKCNAIAPGFIKTDMTDQLSDNIKEQVINAIPMKKMGETQDVANLAVFLASPYSDYITGEVIKVDGGLCI